The genomic interval GTGGTACCGGCAATATCTGTCACAATCGCCCGTTCCTGACCAGCCAGAGCATTCAGCAGACTCGATTTTCCAGCGTTCGGCCGGCCGGCAATGACTACTTTCATGCCATCACGCATCAGTGCACCTCTATTGGCTTCTATAAAGACTTCATTGAGGCGGCTGATAATATCGTCGAGGTCGCCAGTTACTTTGCCATCTGCCAGAAAGTCGATTTCTTCTTCGGGAAAATCAATCGCTGCCTCAACATAGATGCGCAGTTGAATCAGAGCTTCAACCAGTGCATTCACTCGATTTGAAAACTCTCCCTGTAAGGAACGTAAAGCGCTGCGCGCTGCCTGTTCAGAGACCGAATCAATCAGATCCGCTATAGCCTCCGCCTGAGCCAGATCGAGCTTGTCATTCAGAAATGCCCGCTCGGAGAACTCTCCGGGACGTGCCAGCCTGGCACCCAATGACAGTATTTGTTGCATTACCAGATCCAGAATCACTGGTCCACCGTGTCCCTGAAATTCATAAACATCTTCACCGGTAAATGAGTTAGGGCCAGGGAACAGCAAGGAGATACCTTCGTCCAGCAATCCGTCCTGGTTGTCCCGCACAGGGCCATAGTGGGCGTAGCGGGGGGTAAGCTGACGACCGGTCAACTGCTGGCTGATAACAGCGGCTTTAGGCCCGGAAACGCGAATAATCCCGACCCCGGCACGACCTGTGGCCGTTGCGATTGCAACGATAGTGTCACCTTGGCTCATAACCATACTCCAAAAACAACAAAGGCCCTTAACGGGCCTTTAGATTTTCATTCATTTAGTAATTAACTGGTAGCCTTCTTACTATCTGCTTTGGCTATCTGATGGTTAATGTACCACTGCTGGGCAATGGTGATCAGATTGTTCACCAGCCAGTACAGTACCAGACCGGACGGGAACCACAGGAACATGACCCCGAATACCAAGGGCATCATCTTCATCATCTTGGCCTGCATGGGATCCATGTTTGCCTGAGTTGTCATCTGCATTTGCAGGAACATGGAACCAGCCATCAGAATGGGCAGAATGAAGAAGGGGTCTTTGAGTGACAAGTCATGGATCCAGAAGATCCATGGCGACTGTCTCAATTCAACCGCTTCCTGAAGTACCCAGTACAGAGCCATGAATACCGGCATCTGCACCAGCATGGGTAAACATCCACCCAACGGGTTAATTTTCTCTTTCTGATACAACTTCATGAGCTCCTGACTCATTTTCTGGCGATCTTCGCCATACTGCTCACGCAGTTCCTGCATCTTTGGAGCAAATTTCTTCATTTTCGCCATACTGCGATAGCTGGAAGCGGTCAAAGGATAGAACAAACCTTTAATGCAGATTGTCAGCAGAATGATCGACCAACCCCAGTTAATGACCACGGACTGGATTTTTGTCAACAACCAGAAAATAGGCTGGGCCGCCCACCACAACCAGCTGTAATCCACACTGAGTTCTAGATGGTCTGCGACTTGCCGAAGGTGCTGCTGAATCTTCGGACCGGTATAGATACTGGCAGTCAGCTCACCAGTCGCTCCCGGTGCCACTGCGACGGTCGGGCCGGTAAAACCACCACGGTAACGATTGTCGGAAGTCTTATTAAAGTA from Gynuella sunshinyii YC6258 carries:
- the mnmE gene encoding tRNA uridine-5-carboxymethylaminomethyl(34) synthesis GTPase MnmE — translated: MVMSQGDTIVAIATATGRAGVGIIRVSGPKAAVISQQLTGRQLTPRYAHYGPVRDNQDGLLDEGISLLFPGPNSFTGEDVYEFQGHGGPVILDLVMQQILSLGARLARPGEFSERAFLNDKLDLAQAEAIADLIDSVSEQAARSALRSLQGEFSNRVNALVEALIQLRIYVEAAIDFPEEEIDFLADGKVTGDLDDIISRLNEVFIEANRGALMRDGMKVVIAGRPNAGKSSLLNALAGQERAIVTDIAGTTRDVLKEHIHIDGMPLHIVDTAGLRDAPDEVEKIGIERAWREITEADLVLLMVDSTETSETEPMKIWPDFIDRLPKNERVTVVRNKCDLSSEPPGLENNSGNTVIRISAKKQSGIEALRSHLKSVMGYEAGNEGSFMARRRHLDALERARTSLANGRHQLLDSGAGELLAEDLRDAQNALGEITGSFSSDDLLGRIFSSFCIGK